A region of Dehalococcoidia bacterium DNA encodes the following proteins:
- the malQ gene encoding 4-alpha-glucanotransferase: MDRASTVALLHRLARLYGVQTAYTDASHHRRFASPEALLAVLRALGAPLATLNDLPSALRQRRQDLWRQTVEPVVVAWEGALPALRVRLPAAAEQATLVVHLATQSGMHHTWAWPLSALPTRQRAVVEGVPYVVKTLSLPVSLPWGYHRLTLEGPLGRAEGLVISAPLQAFTPPPTDGPTWGVFLPLYALHTQDGWGAGDYTALRRLAEWVAHLGGSVVATLPLLALFLEDPCHPSPYSPISRLLWNEFYLDITAVPEVQTSSEARALLDTLRREAHTGRSAPLVDYPAQMRAQRRVLEALARSFQTSLTHDTPRARAFRQFLQTHPWVEAYARFRACGERLRTPWRAWPPPLRDGCASPPPDDLPSTFYHQYVQWLAHEQMDALAQQARQRGVRLLLDFPLGVHPDGFDTWWQRGVFVEGVSVGAPPDAFFSHGQNWAFPPMHPQHLRQQGYAYFRASLRHHLRCAGLVRIDHVMGFHRLFWIPAGMEAKEGVYVRYPAAEFYAILALESQWHRVVVVGEDLGTVPPEVRPAMARHGLLRSYVLPFHLTPTPARALARVPSRVVASLNTHDMPPFGAFWAGDDIRLRQALGLLDEVGAAREHRHRRTLKEALVSYLLRKGFLRGDPSDPLAVLEACLTFLAHSPAQFLVVNLEDLWLETQPQNIPGTTTQYPNWLRKARYSLDEFSRLPQVVNILDRVSRARPRPAQTP; the protein is encoded by the coding sequence ATGGATAGGGCCTCCACTGTTGCGCTCCTGCACCGCCTCGCCAGGCTCTACGGCGTCCAAACGGCCTACACGGACGCCTCCCACCACAGGCGGTTTGCTTCTCCAGAGGCTTTGCTGGCTGTGCTGCGGGCTCTGGGCGCTCCCCTGGCCACTTTGAACGATCTCCCCTCTGCCCTCCGCCAGCGCCGTCAAGACCTGTGGCGGCAAACGGTCGAGCCAGTGGTGGTGGCCTGGGAGGGGGCCTTGCCCGCCCTGCGAGTGCGCCTCCCAGCCGCTGCAGAGCAGGCTACCCTTGTTGTTCACCTGGCCACCCAGAGCGGGATGCACCACACCTGGGCGTGGCCACTCTCCGCCCTCCCCACTCGGCAGCGGGCAGTGGTGGAGGGCGTGCCTTACGTAGTGAAAACCCTTTCCCTGCCCGTTTCTCTGCCCTGGGGCTACCACCGCCTCACCCTCGAGGGGCCCCTAGGCAGGGCAGAGGGCTTGGTCATCTCGGCCCCCCTGCAGGCCTTTACCCCGCCACCCACAGATGGCCCCACATGGGGGGTGTTTCTGCCTCTCTATGCTCTACACACCCAAGACGGCTGGGGTGCTGGCGACTACACCGCTCTCAGGCGTCTGGCCGAGTGGGTGGCCCACTTGGGAGGTAGCGTCGTGGCCACCCTCCCCCTGCTGGCCCTCTTTCTGGAGGATCCCTGCCACCCCAGCCCCTACTCCCCCATCAGCCGTCTGCTGTGGAACGAGTTTTACCTGGATATCACCGCTGTGCCCGAAGTGCAGACCTCCTCTGAAGCCCGAGCCCTGCTGGATACCCTGCGCCGAGAAGCCCACACCGGGCGTTCCGCACCCCTGGTGGACTACCCGGCGCAGATGCGCGCCCAACGCCGTGTGTTGGAGGCCCTGGCCCGCTCCTTCCAGACAAGCCTCACCCACGACACCCCGCGCGCCCGGGCCTTCCGCCAGTTCCTGCAGACCCATCCTTGGGTCGAGGCCTATGCCCGCTTCCGCGCCTGCGGGGAGAGGCTTCGCACGCCCTGGCGGGCGTGGCCCCCACCCCTGCGCGACGGTTGCGCGTCTCCCCCGCCCGATGACCTTCCCTCGACCTTCTACCACCAGTATGTCCAGTGGCTTGCGCACGAGCAGATGGACGCCCTGGCCCAGCAGGCGCGCCAGCGGGGTGTGCGTCTGTTGCTGGACTTCCCCCTGGGGGTGCACCCGGATGGCTTTGATACCTGGTGGCAGAGGGGGGTATTTGTAGAGGGGGTCTCGGTCGGTGCTCCTCCAGACGCCTTCTTCAGCCACGGTCAAAACTGGGCCTTTCCCCCCATGCACCCTCAACACCTGCGCCAACAAGGCTATGCCTACTTCCGCGCCAGCCTGCGCCACCACCTGCGCTGTGCGGGTCTTGTGCGCATAGACCATGTGATGGGCTTCCACCGCCTGTTCTGGATTCCCGCGGGAATGGAGGCCAAAGAGGGCGTCTATGTGCGCTACCCTGCCGCGGAGTTCTATGCTATCCTGGCCCTGGAGTCCCAGTGGCATCGGGTCGTGGTGGTCGGAGAGGACCTGGGCACTGTACCTCCGGAGGTGCGCCCAGCCATGGCCCGGCACGGCCTGTTACGATCCTATGTGCTTCCCTTTCACCTGACGCCCACGCCCGCTCGCGCCCTTGCCCGCGTGCCATCCCGTGTGGTGGCCTCGCTGAACACCCACGATATGCCCCCCTTTGGCGCCTTCTGGGCCGGGGACGATATCCGCCTGCGCCAGGCTCTGGGTTTGCTGGACGAGGTGGGCGCGGCTCGCGAGCACAGGCACCGCCGCACCCTCAAGGAGGCCCTCGTATCCTATCTGCTCCGCAAGGGCTTTCTGCGGGGCGATCCCTCTGACCCCCTGGCCGTGTTGGAGGCCTGCCTCACCTTTCTGGCCCACAGCCCCGCCCAGTTCCTGGTGGTCAACCTGGAAGACCTGTGGCTGGAGACCCAGCCCCAGAACATCCCCGGCACCACCACCCAATACCCCAACTGGCTTCGCAAGGCCCGCTACTCCCTGGACGAGTTCTCCCGTTTACCCCAGGTGGTAAACATCTTGGATCGGGTGAGCCGAGCTCGCCCCCGCCCTGCCCAGACCCCATGA
- the glgP gene encoding alpha-glucan family phosphorylase, whose amino-acid sequence MSTPSPQPVIAYFCMEIALTADMPTYSGGLGVLAGDTLRAAADMGLPLLGVTLVHRQGYFRQHLGRYGSQLEEPAPWSPEALLEPLSLRVTLPLAERLVHIRAWRYRVQGLSGHTVPVYFLDTDLPENDPLDRSITDWLYGGESRYRLRQEAVLGLGGVALLRALGVPVGIYHLNEGHTALVPLALLDAHLSQQGKTLPEPADLEAVRRKCVFTTHTPVPAGHDQFPLSMVRAVLGERVVALLHAIGCSHDNTLHMTRLALTLSGWTNAVSARHREVAQGMFPQATLHAITNGIHHPTWVSPPFRALYNRYLPGWEKDAFLLRYASTIPLDALTEAHREAKHLLLQEVARRTQRRLDPQVFTIGFGRRATGYKRMDFVFTDMGRLRQIAERVGKIQILMAGKAHPRDTEGKELIRKVFAASAALGEVLPVVYLEDYDLTLAQLLCAGVDLWLNTPRKPLEACGTSGMKAALNGVPSFSVLDGWWLEGHIEGVTGWAIGGPEPVSNMAYEAHDLYDKLERIILPMFYRQPRAYQKVMQSAIALNGPLFSAQRMLHQYLVHAYTRHNLP is encoded by the coding sequence ATGAGCACCCCCTCGCCCCAACCGGTTATCGCCTACTTCTGTATGGAGATAGCCCTTACGGCAGACATGCCCACCTACAGTGGGGGGTTGGGTGTCCTCGCGGGCGACACCCTGCGGGCCGCTGCCGATATGGGCCTCCCCCTGCTGGGCGTCACATTGGTGCATCGCCAGGGCTACTTCCGCCAACACCTGGGGCGATACGGCAGCCAACTGGAGGAGCCCGCCCCGTGGTCCCCCGAAGCCCTTCTGGAGCCCCTCTCCTTGCGGGTCACCCTTCCTCTGGCGGAACGGCTGGTGCACATCCGGGCGTGGCGCTACCGCGTGCAGGGGCTGTCAGGGCACACCGTCCCCGTGTACTTCCTAGATACCGACCTGCCGGAGAACGACCCCCTGGATCGCTCCATCACCGATTGGCTCTATGGAGGAGAGTCCCGCTATCGTTTGCGCCAGGAGGCAGTGCTCGGGCTAGGGGGCGTCGCCCTTCTGCGTGCTTTGGGGGTGCCGGTGGGCATCTACCACTTGAACGAGGGGCATACCGCCCTGGTGCCCTTGGCCCTGCTGGATGCCCACTTATCCCAGCAGGGCAAAACCCTCCCCGAGCCCGCCGACCTGGAGGCGGTGCGTCGCAAGTGCGTCTTCACCACCCATACCCCTGTCCCTGCGGGCCACGACCAGTTCCCCTTGAGCATGGTGCGGGCGGTGCTCGGGGAGCGGGTGGTGGCCCTTCTGCACGCCATCGGGTGCTCCCACGACAACACCTTGCACATGACCCGCCTGGCCTTGACCCTGTCGGGGTGGACCAACGCCGTCTCCGCCCGCCATCGGGAAGTGGCCCAGGGCATGTTCCCCCAGGCCACCTTGCACGCCATCACCAACGGCATCCACCACCCCACGTGGGTTTCGCCCCCCTTCCGTGCCCTGTATAACCGCTACCTGCCCGGCTGGGAGAAGGATGCCTTTCTGCTGCGCTATGCCTCCACCATTCCCCTGGATGCCCTCACCGAGGCTCACCGGGAGGCCAAACACCTCCTCCTGCAAGAGGTGGCACGGCGTACCCAGCGGCGGTTAGACCCCCAGGTGTTCACTATCGGCTTTGGGCGCCGCGCCACGGGGTATAAACGCATGGACTTCGTGTTTACTGACATGGGGCGTTTGCGTCAGATAGCGGAACGGGTGGGGAAAATACAGATTCTCATGGCAGGCAAAGCCCATCCCCGTGACACCGAAGGCAAAGAGTTAATTCGCAAAGTTTTCGCAGCGTCTGCAGCCCTGGGAGAAGTTCTCCCCGTTGTGTACCTGGAGGACTATGACCTGACCCTGGCCCAGCTCTTATGTGCTGGCGTCGACCTCTGGCTGAATACTCCTCGCAAACCCCTTGAGGCCTGTGGCACCAGTGGGATGAAAGCCGCCCTCAACGGTGTCCCCAGTTTCAGCGTCCTGGACGGGTGGTGGTTAGAGGGGCATATTGAGGGGGTGACCGGTTGGGCCATCGGTGGCCCCGAGCCCGTCAGCAATATGGCCTACGAGGCCCACGACCTCTACGACAAACTGGAGCGCATTATCCTGCCCATGTTTTATCGCCAACCCCGCGCCTATCAAAAGGTCATGCAAAGTGCCATCGCCCTCAATGGCCCCCTGTTCAGCGCGCAGCGCATGCTCCACCAATACCTTGTGCATGCCTATACCCGCCACAACCTTCCATGA
- the glgB gene encoding 1,4-alpha-glucan branching protein GlgB: MTTATVRYDGSLLTDLDLFLFNEGTHTRAYTKLGAHPLVVNGEKGVYFAVWAPNAEHVFVIGDFNAWRKGPHPLRPRGHSGIWEGFIPGVAPGTRYKFHICGRHGYHADKADPFAFFTETPPATASVVWDLSYSWGDSAWMAERRRRNSLDAPIAIYEVHLGSWMRGEGGRFLTYRELAPLLASYVKKMGFTHVEFLPVMEHPFYGSWGYQMLGYFAPTSRYGTPQDFMYLVDHLHQNGIGVILDWVPAHFPDDAHGLVFFDGTHLYEHADPRQGIHPDWNSRIFNYGRHEVRSFLLSSALFWLDVYHADGLRIDAVASMLYLDYSRKPGEWVPNIYGGKENLEAIAFLRRLNEEVYRAFPDVQTIAEESTAWPMVSRPTYLGGLGFGLKWDMGWMHDTLHYFSRDPIYRKYHHDRLTFRGLYAFSENFILPLSHDEVVYGKGSLLSKMPGDSWQKAATLRLLLGYQYAQPGKKLLFMGGEFGPWQEWNHDSALPWHLLDQPLHRGIQLWVSDLNRLYRQEPALHLHDCQPAGFEWVDCADAEQSVVSFLRKGATPRETILVVCNCTPVPRFNYRVGVPLPGFWRELLNSDAQVYGGSGLGNLGGVQATPIPFHHRPYSLELTLPPLAILFLKGPET, translated from the coding sequence ATGACCACAGCCACCGTGCGGTACGACGGAAGCCTGCTGACGGATCTCGACCTTTTCCTGTTTAACGAGGGCACGCACACCCGCGCCTACACCAAACTGGGGGCGCACCCCCTCGTCGTCAATGGCGAAAAGGGAGTATATTTCGCAGTGTGGGCACCCAATGCCGAACATGTTTTCGTCATCGGCGACTTTAACGCCTGGCGGAAGGGCCCACACCCCTTGCGCCCCAGGGGCCATTCGGGAATTTGGGAGGGGTTTATCCCTGGCGTAGCGCCCGGCACACGCTACAAGTTCCACATCTGTGGACGGCACGGCTACCACGCCGATAAGGCCGACCCCTTCGCCTTCTTCACCGAAACACCCCCCGCCACGGCGTCCGTTGTCTGGGACCTCTCCTACTCCTGGGGGGACAGCGCGTGGATGGCCGAGCGCCGCCGGCGCAATAGCCTGGACGCCCCCATCGCCATCTACGAGGTGCACCTGGGATCCTGGATGCGGGGCGAGGGGGGGCGCTTCCTCACCTATCGGGAACTAGCGCCCCTCCTGGCCAGTTATGTCAAAAAGATGGGCTTCACCCATGTGGAGTTCCTGCCCGTCATGGAGCACCCCTTTTACGGTTCCTGGGGCTATCAGATGTTGGGATACTTCGCCCCCACCAGTCGTTACGGCACCCCCCAGGACTTTATGTACTTGGTGGACCACCTCCACCAAAACGGTATCGGTGTCATCCTGGACTGGGTGCCCGCCCATTTCCCCGACGATGCCCATGGGCTGGTTTTTTTTGATGGCACCCACCTTTACGAGCACGCCGATCCGCGCCAGGGCATCCACCCCGACTGGAACAGCCGTATTTTCAACTACGGTCGCCACGAGGTGCGCAGTTTTCTGCTCAGCAGTGCCCTCTTCTGGCTGGATGTCTACCACGCCGACGGCCTACGCATCGACGCCGTCGCCTCCATGCTCTATCTGGACTACTCGCGCAAGCCGGGGGAGTGGGTGCCCAACATCTACGGGGGGAAGGAGAACCTCGAGGCCATCGCCTTCCTGCGCCGTCTGAACGAGGAGGTCTACCGCGCCTTCCCCGATGTGCAGACCATCGCTGAGGAGTCCACTGCCTGGCCTATGGTCTCCCGCCCCACCTACCTGGGGGGTCTGGGCTTCGGGCTCAAGTGGGACATGGGCTGGATGCACGACACCTTGCACTACTTCTCCCGCGACCCCATCTACCGCAAATACCACCACGACCGCCTCACCTTTCGGGGCCTCTATGCCTTTTCCGAAAACTTCATCCTCCCCCTCTCCCACGATGAGGTGGTGTATGGCAAAGGCTCCCTCCTGTCCAAAATGCCCGGCGATTCCTGGCAGAAGGCGGCGACCCTCCGTCTCCTTTTGGGCTACCAATACGCCCAGCCCGGCAAGAAACTGCTGTTCATGGGCGGGGAGTTCGGCCCATGGCAGGAATGGAACCACGACTCCGCTCTCCCCTGGCACCTGCTAGACCAGCCCCTACACCGAGGGATTCAGCTGTGGGTCAGCGACCTCAACCGCCTCTATCGGCAGGAGCCTGCCCTGCACCTGCACGATTGCCAGCCGGCGGGGTTTGAGTGGGTGGACTGCGCCGATGCGGAGCAGAGCGTGGTCTCCTTCCTGCGCAAGGGAGCCACCCCCCGCGAGACCATCTTGGTGGTGTGCAACTGCACCCCCGTGCCCCGCTTCAACTACCGGGTGGGCGTGCCTCTCCCCGGCTTCTGGCGAGAACTGCTCAACAGCGACGCCCAGGTGTATGGCGGGAGTGGTCTAGGTAACCTGGGAGGTGTGCAGGCCACCCCGATCCCCTTCCATCACCGCCCGTACTCCCTTGAACTCACGCTCCCCCCCTTGGCTATCCTTTTCCTGAAGGGGCCAGAGACCTAA
- a CDS encoding DUF3536 domain-containing protein, with protein sequence MERYICIHGHFYQPPRENPWLETIEVQDSAHPYHDWNQRITAECYAPNSASRILDAQGRITAIVNNYAHISFNFGPTLLAWMERHAPATYQAILDADAQGRKTFSGHGPAIAQAYNHIILPLATRRDKETQIIWGIRDFYHRFRRPPEGMWLPETAVDTETLAILAEQGIRFTLLAPHQARRFRRADGPWQDCNGGIDPTTPYQVHLPSGRTIAVFFYDGSIAHAVAFQDLLHNGEAFVQRLVSAFREGRPWPQIVHIATDGETYGHHRPHGDMALAYALHALRSRRLARLTVYGEYLSRHPPAYHVEIVENSSWSCAHGVQRWRTACGCHTGRHPEWSQAWRAPLREAMDWLRDTLAPLYEEAAARLVRDPWAARNDYITIILDRSPEVWQAFLSQHARRPLSLHEQVTLRKLLELQRHTLLMYTSCGWFFDDISGLETVQVLQYAARALQLGEDLFQRPLEPDFLRILERAKSNLAEHGDGRRVYERFVRPAMVDLKRVGAHYAVSALFESYPPQTTVYSYSVEQEDLQTLSMGESRLAIGRLKVTSQVTLESARLCSAVVHFGGHNLVGGVRELRDEEAHPLHTEELTHAFLRADIPAVLSLLEQHYTAATYSLHSLFRDEQRRIIARILQATVDEAETVYRQLYQRHQPLMRYLVSLGYPLPRALHRAAEVALNADLRRALNGNGLDWARLTTLVQEAQTWQVGLDRETLAHLLREALERLMERLADSPDDIPLLKHVKDGVAVARTLPFAPDLWKLQNTYYTLLQHVYPDYQRRAQQGEGEAKVWLDLFTALGGLLAVRVP encoded by the coding sequence ATGGAACGCTACATCTGCATCCACGGCCACTTCTATCAGCCTCCCCGGGAGAACCCCTGGCTGGAGACCATTGAGGTGCAGGACTCGGCCCACCCCTATCACGACTGGAACCAACGCATCACCGCCGAGTGCTATGCCCCCAACAGCGCCTCCCGCATCCTGGATGCCCAGGGACGCATCACCGCCATCGTCAACAACTACGCCCACATCAGCTTCAACTTCGGCCCCACCCTTCTGGCCTGGATGGAGCGCCACGCCCCCGCCACCTATCAGGCCATCCTGGATGCCGACGCCCAGGGGCGCAAAACCTTCTCCGGCCACGGCCCTGCCATCGCCCAGGCCTATAACCACATCATCCTCCCCTTGGCCACGCGCCGCGACAAAGAGACACAGATCATCTGGGGCATCCGGGATTTTTACCACCGCTTCCGTCGCCCCCCCGAGGGGATGTGGCTCCCCGAAACGGCCGTGGATACCGAAACCTTGGCAATTCTGGCCGAGCAGGGTATCCGTTTTACCCTTTTGGCACCCCATCAGGCCCGGCGTTTTCGGCGGGCCGACGGCCCCTGGCAGGACTGCAACGGGGGCATTGATCCCACCACCCCCTACCAGGTCCACCTCCCCTCTGGGCGCACCATCGCCGTCTTCTTTTACGACGGCTCCATCGCCCACGCCGTCGCCTTTCAGGACCTGTTGCACAATGGGGAGGCCTTCGTCCAACGCCTGGTGAGCGCCTTTCGGGAGGGGCGCCCTTGGCCCCAAATCGTCCACATCGCCACCGACGGCGAGACCTACGGCCACCATCGCCCCCACGGGGATATGGCCCTAGCCTATGCCCTCCACGCCCTCCGGAGCCGGCGTTTGGCCCGCCTGACCGTATACGGAGAATACCTGTCCCGGCATCCCCCTGCCTACCACGTGGAGATCGTGGAGAACTCCTCCTGGAGTTGCGCCCACGGTGTTCAACGCTGGCGCACAGCCTGCGGGTGCCACACCGGGCGCCACCCTGAATGGAGCCAGGCGTGGCGCGCCCCCCTGCGAGAGGCGATGGACTGGCTCCGCGATACCCTTGCCCCCCTCTACGAGGAGGCGGCCGCCCGCCTGGTGCGCGACCCCTGGGCCGCCCGCAACGATTACATCACCATCATCCTGGACCGCTCGCCGGAAGTGTGGCAGGCCTTCCTTTCCCAGCACGCCCGCCGCCCCCTTTCCCTTCACGAGCAGGTTACCCTGCGCAAACTTTTGGAACTGCAGCGCCACACCCTGCTGATGTATACCAGTTGCGGCTGGTTCTTTGATGACATCTCCGGCCTGGAAACGGTGCAGGTGCTCCAGTACGCTGCCCGTGCCCTGCAACTGGGGGAAGACCTGTTCCAACGCCCTTTGGAACCCGACTTTTTGCGCATCCTAGAGCGTGCCAAAAGCAACTTGGCCGAGCACGGCGATGGCAGACGCGTGTACGAGCGCTTTGTGCGGCCGGCTATGGTGGACCTGAAACGGGTGGGGGCACACTATGCCGTCAGCGCCCTCTTTGAGTCCTATCCCCCCCAGACGACCGTCTACTCCTACAGCGTGGAGCAGGAGGACCTTCAAACGCTGAGCATGGGGGAGAGCCGTCTGGCCATCGGGCGGCTGAAGGTTACGTCGCAAGTCACCCTGGAGTCCGCCCGGCTGTGCTCAGCGGTCGTGCACTTCGGCGGGCACAACTTGGTGGGGGGTGTGCGGGAGCTCCGCGATGAAGAGGCCCACCCCTTACACACCGAGGAACTGACCCACGCCTTCCTGCGGGCGGACATCCCCGCCGTCCTCTCCCTCCTGGAGCAACACTACACAGCGGCCACCTATTCCCTGCACTCCCTGTTCCGGGACGAGCAGCGGCGCATCATCGCCCGTATCCTCCAGGCCACCGTGGACGAAGCGGAGACTGTGTATCGGCAACTGTATCAGCGCCACCAACCCCTCATGCGCTACCTGGTCAGCCTGGGCTATCCCCTCCCCCGCGCCTTACACCGTGCCGCAGAAGTGGCCCTCAACGCCGACCTGCGCCGAGCCCTCAACGGCAACGGCCTGGACTGGGCACGCCTCACCACTCTGGTGCAAGAGGCCCAGACATGGCAAGTGGGATTGGATCGGGAGACCCTGGCCCACCTCCTCCGTGAGGCCCTGGAACGCCTGATGGAGCGCCTCGCCGACTCCCCAGACGACATTCCCCTCCTCAAACATGTGAAGGACGGGGTTGCTGTGGCCCGCACCCTCCCCTTTGCACCCGACCTGTGGAAACTGCAGAACACCTACTACACCCTTCTCCAACACGTCTACCCCGACTACCAGCGGCGCGCCCAGCAGGGCGAGGGGGAGGCGAAGGTGTGGCTCGACCTGTTCACCGCCCTGGGCGGGCTCCTTGCGGTGCGCGTGCCCTAG
- a CDS encoding CoA-acylating methylmalonate-semialdehyde dehydrogenase, producing MLHERSVLNYIFGQWRAAESAEALDVVNPATQEVLGHTPLSTPRDVDAAVQSAVRAFPQWARTPAVERIQYLFRFKALVEAHMDALARTIVQENGKTLAEAKAELRRGIENIEVACGIPSLMQGYTSEDVAQGIDELVLRQPLGVVVAITPFNFPGMIPLWFLPYAIACGNTFILKPSEKVPLTAQLLVQLLEQTGLPPGVVNLVHGSKETVDALLDHPQVRAVSMVGSTPVARYIYARAAANGKRVQCQAGAKNHVVIMPDADMALAARAMAESAFGCAGQRCLAASVAVTVGEAHAPFREAIAEHALSLRVGYGLEEGIQMGPVISRQSKARIEGLIAQGLEEGGRLVVDGRNPRIPRYEQGNFIRPTIVEGIPLTSDLMRTEIFGPVLTLVHVRTLEEGIGVIAANPYGNAASIFTRSGAAARQFRSQVPVGNVGVNIGVPAPVAFFPFSGWKESFFGVLHGQGRDAVGFYTEQKVVIERWG from the coding sequence GTGCTCCATGAGCGCAGTGTCCTCAACTACATTTTCGGCCAATGGCGCGCTGCCGAGAGCGCCGAAGCCCTGGATGTGGTCAACCCCGCCACCCAGGAGGTATTAGGCCACACTCCCCTCTCCACGCCCCGCGATGTGGACGCCGCCGTGCAAAGCGCCGTCCGCGCCTTCCCCCAGTGGGCACGCACCCCCGCCGTGGAGCGGATTCAATACCTGTTCCGCTTCAAGGCCCTTGTAGAGGCCCACATGGATGCCCTGGCCCGCACCATCGTCCAGGAGAACGGCAAGACCCTGGCCGAAGCCAAAGCAGAACTGCGCCGGGGGATCGAGAACATCGAGGTGGCCTGTGGCATCCCCTCCCTGATGCAGGGGTATACCTCCGAGGATGTGGCCCAAGGGATAGACGAACTGGTGTTGCGCCAGCCCTTGGGGGTGGTGGTGGCCATCACCCCCTTCAACTTCCCGGGGATGATTCCCCTGTGGTTCCTGCCCTACGCCATCGCCTGTGGCAACACCTTCATCCTCAAGCCGTCGGAGAAGGTGCCCCTGACCGCCCAGCTCCTCGTCCAGTTGCTGGAGCAGACGGGCCTGCCCCCCGGTGTGGTGAACCTGGTGCACGGCTCCAAGGAGACAGTGGACGCCCTGTTGGACCACCCCCAGGTGCGGGCGGTGAGCATGGTGGGCTCCACCCCTGTGGCCCGTTACATCTACGCACGGGCGGCGGCCAACGGCAAGCGCGTCCAGTGCCAGGCGGGAGCCAAGAACCACGTGGTCATTATGCCCGACGCCGATATGGCCCTGGCGGCGCGGGCCATGGCGGAGAGCGCCTTCGGCTGTGCGGGGCAGAGGTGTTTGGCCGCCTCGGTAGCAGTAACGGTGGGAGAGGCCCACGCCCCCTTCCGGGAGGCCATCGCCGAGCATGCCCTCTCCCTACGGGTAGGCTATGGCCTGGAGGAGGGCATCCAGATGGGGCCGGTCATTTCCCGCCAGAGCAAGGCGCGCATTGAGGGCCTTATCGCCCAGGGTTTGGAGGAGGGGGGGCGCCTGGTGGTGGACGGGCGTAACCCCCGCATCCCCCGCTACGAGCAGGGCAACTTCATCCGCCCCACCATCGTGGAAGGCATCCCCCTGACCAGCGACCTGATGCGCACCGAAATCTTCGGCCCCGTGCTTACCCTGGTGCATGTGCGCACCCTGGAGGAGGGCATCGGGGTCATCGCCGCCAATCCCTACGGCAACGCCGCCAGCATCTTCACCCGCAGTGGGGCGGCAGCACGCCAGTTCCGCAGCCAGGTGCCGGTGGGGAATGTGGGGGTCAACATCGGCGTGCCGGCGCCGGTGGCCTTCTTCCCCTTCAGCGGGTGGAAGGAGAGTTTCTTCGGGGTGTTGCACGGGCAGGGGCGAGATGCGGTGGGCTTCTATACCGAGCAGAAGGTGGTGATCGAGCGATGGGGATAG
- a CDS encoding Na+/H+ antiporter subunit E, with the protein MRLLVPTPWRVRIPWGRWLAVAVQAGIMLAFWLALSGRVRLPYLAFGVVAVAIVLLLNREVFSLRGPVGRPTTLRKALTIAGRWIGYGGWLLYSIALANVQVAYVVLHPRMPLRPALLRFRVPRLRETAQVVLANSITLTPGTVTADLQDGQFTVHTLMPSLAGALVAGEMPRRVAALFGDSVEGATEVTWASSLKNLHP; encoded by the coding sequence ATGCGTCTGCTTGTGCCCACACCGTGGCGCGTGCGTATCCCCTGGGGGCGGTGGCTGGCGGTGGCGGTGCAGGCAGGCATTATGCTAGCCTTCTGGCTGGCCCTGTCCGGACGCGTCCGCCTGCCCTACCTCGCCTTCGGCGTGGTGGCAGTGGCTATTGTGCTCCTCCTCAACCGCGAGGTATTCAGCCTGCGGGGGCCGGTGGGGCGGCCCACCACACTGCGCAAGGCATTGACCATCGCAGGGCGGTGGATAGGCTATGGGGGCTGGCTCCTGTATAGCATCGCCCTCGCTAATGTGCAGGTGGCCTATGTCGTTCTCCATCCCCGCATGCCCCTGCGCCCGGCCCTTTTGCGCTTTCGCGTCCCCCGCCTTCGGGAGACGGCCCAAGTGGTGCTGGCCAACTCCATTACATTGACGCCGGGGACGGTTACCGCCGACCTGCAGGATGGCCAGTTCACCGTCCACACCCTCATGCCCAGCCTTGCAGGGGCGCTGGTGGCGGGGGAGATGCCCCGCCGGGTAGCCGCCCTGTTCGGAGATAGCGTGGAGGGAGCCACTGAAGTTACCTGGGCATCCTCTTTGAAAAACCTGCACCCATGA
- a CDS encoding monovalent cation/H+ antiporter complex subunit F, translating into MTAFVTGVTLALAVLALVPLVRIVRGPTTFDRVLGLGLIGTKAILLLVLIGVVYDRLDMFVDLALAYAILNFIGVLAIAKFLERRGEEP; encoded by the coding sequence ATGACGGCTTTCGTCACAGGAGTTACCCTTGCCCTAGCGGTGCTGGCCCTAGTGCCCCTAGTGCGCATCGTCCGCGGCCCCACCACCTTTGACCGGGTGCTGGGCCTGGGGCTGATAGGCACGAAGGCTATCCTTTTGCTGGTGCTCATCGGTGTGGTCTACGACCGCTTGGACATGTTCGTGGACCTGGCCTTGGCCTATGCCATCCTGAACTTCATCGGCGTGCTGGCCATTGCCAAGTTCCTGGAGCGTCGGGGGGAGGAGCCGTGA
- the mnhG gene encoding monovalent cation/H(+) antiporter subunit G has translation MSTALAIALLVGGLFFVLVSSLGVLRLPDFYTRCHALGKSDTLGSILVLGGLAVHEGLTLTSFKMLLILAFVALGNPTATHALTRAALRTGLEMWSRTAPEKESKTP, from the coding sequence GTGAGCACCGCCCTGGCCATCGCCCTTCTTGTGGGGGGGCTGTTTTTTGTGCTGGTAAGTTCCCTGGGGGTGCTGCGCCTCCCCGATTTTTACACCCGCTGCCACGCCCTGGGCAAATCGGACACCTTGGGGTCTATCCTTGTTTTGGGAGGGCTGGCGGTGCACGAGGGGCTGACCCTCACCTCCTTCAAGATGCTCCTTATCCTGGCCTTTGTGGCCCTGGGCAACCCCACCGCCACCCACGCCCTCACCCGCGCCGCCCTGCGCACCGGCCTAGAGATGTGGAGCCGAACGGCTCCAGAAAAGGAGAGCAAGACCCCGTGA